A single genomic interval of Theropithecus gelada isolate Dixy chromosome 16, Tgel_1.0, whole genome shotgun sequence harbors:
- the NACA2 gene encoding nascent polypeptide-associated complex subunit alpha-2, with translation MPGEVTETVPATEQELPQPQAETGSGTASDSGESVPGLEEQDSTQTTTQKAQLAGAAEIDEEPVSKAKQSRSEKKARKAMSKLGLLQVTGVTRITIRKSKNILFVVTKPDAYKSPASDTYIVFGETKIQDLSQQAQLAAAEKFKVQGEAVSNIQENTQTPTVQEESEEEEVDETGVEVKDIELVMS, from the coding sequence CCAGgctgagacagggtctggaaCAGCATCTGACAGTGGTGAATCAGTACCAGGGCTTGAAGAACAGGATTCCACCCAGACCACCACACAAAAAGCCCAGCTGGCGGGAGCAGCTGAAATTGATGAAGAACCAGTCAGTAAAGCAAAACAGAGTCGGAGTGAAAAGAAGGCACGGAAGGCTATGTCCAAACTGGGTCTTCTACAGGTTACAGGAGTGACTAGAATCACTATCCGGAAATCTAAGAATATCCTCTTTGTCGTCACAAAACCAGATGCCTACAAGAGCCCTGCTTCTGATACCTACATAGTTTTTGGGGAAACCAAGATCCAAGATTTATCTCAGCAAGCACAACTAGCAGCTGCTGAGAAATTCAAAGTTCAAGGTGAAGCTGTCTCAAACATTCAAGAAAACACACAGACTCCAACTGTACAAGAGGAGAGTGAAGAGGAAGAGGTCGATGAAACAGGTGTAGAAGTTAAGGACATAGAATTGGTCATGTCATAA